ACATGTACGGCACGATGATTCCTGAATTGTTCGAGGCGTTCCGCAAACAGGTACTCGCCCTTGATCCGTGCGTTACGGAGGAGTTTCTTAAACTTTACGTGGCCTACAAGGCAGAGACGAATTTTGTAGATGTGGTGCCGCAGGCTAAGCGGTTGCGCTTGAGCATCAACCTGCCGTTTGCAGAGATCAATGACCCAAAAGGTTTGTGTCAGGATGTGACAAACCGTGGTCGCTGGGGAAACGGCGATGTTGAGATCGGATTGAGTTCACACGAAGAATTGCCGTACATCATGAGCCTGATTCGACAGGCCTACGAAGCCCAGATGGGTAATGGCGGGCAAGCATAAACGCTGACATCAAGCCGTATGCGAAAGATGAGTATTCGGGATTGCCCGGAGCTTGTAGAAGGTCATAAAGGGACAGGTAAATTATTCACCATGGGCAATCCGAAACTCGCAACGCAGATTCTGGCCAAAAAATACGCCGACAAGGGCGACCCGGACGGCTGGTTCGAGGAGTTCTACGCGCAGGCCGATGGCGAGATCAAAAAAGTCTACTGGGCAGACCTTGAGCCCAATCCCATGCTGCTTGACTGGGTTGACAGGCATCCCCGGCAGTCAGGCCGCCGTGCGATCGTGGTTGGCTGCGGTCTTGGCGACGACGCCGAGGCTCTGCGGGAGCGCGGCTACGCGGTTGTCGCTTTTGACATCTCGCCTTCGGCCATCGACATGTGCCGCAGGCGCTACCCGGGCAGTTCCGTGGAATACCTCGTCGCCGACCTTTTCGATCATCCCGGGCACTGGCTGCGCGGCTTCGACCTTGTGTACGAATGCAACACCATCCAGATCCTCACTGGCCAAAATCGCGCCAGAGCCCTTGGCGCCATCGCGGAGATGGTCGCGCCGGGAGGCGAAATCGTGGTGTCCTGCCGCAGCCGGGAGATCGGCGACCACTCGCAGACATTCCCCATTGCCCTGGACCGGGGCGAAATCGACGGCTTCGTCCGGGCCGGGCTCATCGAGAAATACTTTTTCGCCTACGACGACAATCAAGAGCCACCCGTTCCCCATTTCTTTGCGGTCTACACACGACCGCCCAAAATGAAGGCATAAGGGGCGGGTAAATCATTCCAATTTCTGAACAAACACTTGTGTCATACATATCCCGTCCGTTATATCCCCACTGCGTCGTTTACCATGACCAAACTCCGTGAAATCGCCGCTCCTGGCCACACCTGAACACCTCCGCCCACAGACATGGCCATGAAGGAGGAATGATTGCGCACCAACTTCGTCCTTATCGACTACGAAAACGTCCATCTGGAAGCACTGACCGGCTTGGACGCCGAACATTTCAAGATTCTCCTTTTCGTCGGAGCCAATCAGACAAAGCTGCCCTTTGAACTCGCGGCTGCCGTGCAGAAACTGGGCAACCGTGCTGAATACGTGAAGATCTCCGGCAACGGATCCAATGCTCTGGATTTTCATATCGCCTTCTATGTCGGGCAGCTCGCTGCCCAGGATCCAAAGGCCTATTATCACATCATTTCCAAGGACAAGGGGTTTGATCCGCTGATCCAGCATCTTCGAAGCAGGAAGATCTCAATCGCGCGTTCCAGTTCCATCGCCGACATCCCCCTGCTCAAGGCGTCCAATGCCAAGACCGCCACGGAAAAACTCGACGTAATCGTCGCCAATCTCAAACAGCGCAAAACGGGAAAGCCCCGCACCATCAAAACGCTCTCCAGTACTATCAATTCACTGTTCCAGAAACAGCTCGCTGATGACGAACTCGCGTCGCTTCTGGCTGAAATGCAAGGGAAGGGCTGGATCATCTTCAATGAAAACAAGGTTTCTTATGCTCTGGGCTGAATCTGGGCAAAGAGCCAGGCACGCATACCTACAAGGACATCATCAGCGAGCGCCTTATCTGTGCTCCGGGGCAACTTCGCCATGGCGGACACTGATCCTGGACTATCGCCGGACAAGCCCCTACCCCATGTGCCATTTGCAATGTCCAGATAATCCCAACAGCATGGGACAATCTCCAAACTTTGGCTGGAAAAATATTGGCAGTCATGCGTATTTCGGAAAGGACGACTTTTGTCATTCTCATCTCATTCCAGCTGGGAAATGACGCCACGCAAAAACTCAAACGCCGGCCACAAGTCCAACCGCGAATAGTGAACAAGCAACTTGCTTCTCGACATTCTGGGAAAAATCAAATTCCTCTCAACCTTTAATTCGGAGGCCTCTCATGTTCCGCCAGTTCCTTCTTTTCTTCTTCCTCTTCGCCCTAGCCATCAGCACCGGTTGCTCTACAAAATCCCAGTTCAACCAAGTCAGTGACGCTCAAAACCAATGCCCGCCGTACTTTAGCATCGGAGAAATCAAGGATTCCAGCAACTACTCGCCTGGCAAGAACGATCCAGCCATTGAACCCTCAGAGATGATGCGTTCCGCTTTGAAAAATGAACTGACCAAAAAAGGATATTTTGCTGAAAAGTCCGAAAATGTCTCCACGATCAATATTGAAATCCTCAACTACGCGCCAGGCAACGCTTTTGCCAGATGGCTCTTTCCTGGCGCTGGCGCATCAAAGCTGAAGATCCAAACCGCCCTTGTTGATTGCAAAAATATCGAAATTGCCAATATTCCCATTGACCGCAGCATTGCGGCAGGCGGTGGCTACACGATTGGAGCATGGGAGTATGTGTTCACAGATGTCGCTGAACGTCTGGTTCAAGATTTGGAAAAGAACGTTTTGAAGAAGTAGTGTTCATTGATCAATTGAGAGTTACACTCATGACGCAGACACCAATCGAAAACGCCTATTGGATCATCCCGGGAAAATTCCTTGCTGGGGAATACCCTCGCACTCTTGAGGAGGAATCCTCGATTTCAAGGATCACGGCGCTGGTGAAGGCTGGTGTCGGGGTGTTCATCGACCTGACCACCCCGGCGGACGGCCTCAAGGCCTATCAGGGCATCGTCAACTTGATCGATGGGACGATCGAATGCTGCATGTTTCCGATTCCGGATGTGAGCGTTCCAGGATCGCGGCAAACGACACGTGATATTCTCGACCTGATCGACAACTCACTGGCCCAGGGCAAAGGGATCTATCTGCACTGCTGGGGTGGCATCGGGAGAACGGGAACGATTGTCGGGTGCTGGCTTGCCAGGCGTGGCTTTGCCGGAAAAGCTGCCTTGGAAAAGCTGTCCAGCCTGTGGCGATGGTGCCCCAAATCAAGGTACCGCCAATCCCCGGAAACTGAGGAACAGCGGAACTACATTGTGACCTGGAATGAAGATGCGCCCGATGCTCATCATGACGCCATTCTCTCCCGCGCCCAGGGCTGCCTCATGGGACAGCTTGCAGGAGATTCCCTGGGGAGCCTGGTGGAATTCAAGTCTGCCGAAGAGATACGCAGCCTTTATCCATCCGGGCTACGCGAACTTGCCGATGGAGGCACGTGGAACACGCTGGCTGGCCAACCCACAGACGATTCGGAACTGGCCCTCATGCTTGCCCGGTCGTTAGTGGAGCATGGCAGGTTCGACAGATACAGCGCTCGAAATGCGTACCGATTCTGGTACGACTCGCATCCGTTTGATTGCGGGGCAACCATTGCGGCAGGCCTCAGGGATCAGCCCAATTTCGAGAGCCAAGCCAACGGAGCGCTCATGCGCGTCAGCCCGCTGGGCATTTTTGGAACGCATCACAGCCTGTGGGATGTTGGCTACTGGGCAAAAAAAGACGCCTCCATAACCCATCCGCACCCGGTCTGCTGCGAAGCCAATGCCCTTTTCGCCATGGCCTTGTCCCGAGTCATCCGGAGCGGGTGTTCCCCTCAGAGTCTCTATGCCGGCATGCTGCTCTGGTCGGAGGAAATGGACGTTCACTCCGCCTTGAAAGGCGCTCTCGCGGATGCAGCCACGTCTCCACCCAAAAACTACGGACGCCACCAAGGGTGGGTACTCATCGCCTTCCAGAACGCCATCTGGCAGCTGCTCCATGCCCCAAACCTTGAAGAAAGCGTTGTCGACACGGTCATGCGCGGCGGCGACACCGACACCAATGCCGCCATTTGCGGCGCTCTTCTTGGGGCCGTGCATGGCCTTGAAGCAGTGCCCGCGCAATGGAGGGAAAAAGTACTCTCCTGCAGACCTGAACAGCGCGCCGGAGTAGCACACCCCCGCCCCGAAGTTTTCTGGCCTGTGGATGCTTTGGAACTGGCGCAACAGCTTGTCGGAAATACCGGACAGGCCTGACCGCTGGTTCATTGCCGCCCCCTCCCATGATCACAATTCTTAGCGCAAGGATCAAAATATGACCGGCATCGAAGCTCTCGCCGTGCTCTTCGGCCTGCTTTGCGTCTGGTTCTGCATCCGGCAGAACATCTGGTGCTGGCCGACCGGCCTCATCCAGGTCACGCTGTACATCTATATTTTTTATGATGTGAAGTTGTATTCGGACATGATCCTGCAGGTGGTCTTCGTCGTCCTGCAACTCTACGGCTGGTATCACTGGCTGCATGGCGGACAAAACCGGAGTTCTTTGCCCCTTTCCCGCCTTGATGCACGAGACCTGATCTTGTGGGTGATTGCCGCGCTGGCGGGAACGGGCGCCTGGGGCTGGACGATGACAACACACACTGACGCCTCCGTCCCCTACTGGGACGCGTTC
This DNA window, taken from Desulfomicrobium sp. ZS1, encodes the following:
- a CDS encoding bifunctional 2-polyprenyl-6-hydroxyphenol methylase/3-demethylubiquinol 3-O-methyltransferase UbiG, with product MGNPKLATQILAKKYADKGDPDGWFEEFYAQADGEIKKVYWADLEPNPMLLDWVDRHPRQSGRRAIVVGCGLGDDAEALRERGYAVVAFDISPSAIDMCRRRYPGSSVEYLVADLFDHPGHWLRGFDLVYECNTIQILTGQNRARALGAIAEMVAPGGEIVVSCRSREIGDHSQTFPIALDRGEIDGFVRAGLIEKYFFAYDDNQEPPVPHFFAVYTRPPKMKA
- a CDS encoding PIN domain-containing protein, which encodes MRTNFVLIDYENVHLEALTGLDAEHFKILLFVGANQTKLPFELAAAVQKLGNRAEYVKISGNGSNALDFHIAFYVGQLAAQDPKAYYHIISKDKGFDPLIQHLRSRKISIARSSSIADIPLLKASNAKTATEKLDVIVANLKQRKTGKPRTIKTLSSTINSLFQKQLADDELASLLAEMQGKGWIIFNENKVSYALG
- a CDS encoding DUF4410 domain-containing protein; this encodes MFRQFLLFFFLFALAISTGCSTKSQFNQVSDAQNQCPPYFSIGEIKDSSNYSPGKNDPAIEPSEMMRSALKNELTKKGYFAEKSENVSTINIEILNYAPGNAFARWLFPGAGASKLKIQTALVDCKNIEIANIPIDRSIAAGGGYTIGAWEYVFTDVAERLVQDLEKNVLKK
- a CDS encoding ADP-ribosylglycohydrolase family protein, encoding MTQTPIENAYWIIPGKFLAGEYPRTLEEESSISRITALVKAGVGVFIDLTTPADGLKAYQGIVNLIDGTIECCMFPIPDVSVPGSRQTTRDILDLIDNSLAQGKGIYLHCWGGIGRTGTIVGCWLARRGFAGKAALEKLSSLWRWCPKSRYRQSPETEEQRNYIVTWNEDAPDAHHDAILSRAQGCLMGQLAGDSLGSLVEFKSAEEIRSLYPSGLRELADGGTWNTLAGQPTDDSELALMLARSLVEHGRFDRYSARNAYRFWYDSHPFDCGATIAAGLRDQPNFESQANGALMRVSPLGIFGTHHSLWDVGYWAKKDASITHPHPVCCEANALFAMALSRVIRSGCSPQSLYAGMLLWSEEMDVHSALKGALADAATSPPKNYGRHQGWVLIAFQNAIWQLLHAPNLEESVVDTVMRGGDTDTNAAICGALLGAVHGLEAVPAQWREKVLSCRPEQRAGVAHPRPEVFWPVDALELAQQLVGNTGQA
- the pnuC gene encoding nicotinamide riboside transporter PnuC, giving the protein MTGIEALAVLFGLLCVWFCIRQNIWCWPTGLIQVTLYIYIFYDVKLYSDMILQVVFVVLQLYGWYHWLHGGQNRSSLPLSRLDARDLILWVIAALAGTGAWGWTMTTHTDASVPYWDAFTTVASLIAQWLMTRKKIESWYFWIAVDVVAIGVYAYKSLLLTSGLYLVFLMMAASGLIVWRKDFTSQSESPA